The nucleotide window TGGCTAACAACATGGCCGGACTAACGATGACGCTCCTATGTGTAcgtccaccaccaccaccacacaATGCTTGTGGCAATTTTATGCTATTAGCATCCTTCTCATTGCTGCCACTACAAGTGGTCGGCTCAACAGTCACATCAACAGCACTTGTAACTGCATCGGAAAACGTTTTAGAATTTGTTGTGGTCGGATTAGTTGTTTGTTGCAGACCACACCAATTGCTGCTGGCGCAAGCATTGGTTGCCGTCGTACGTATTATATTGCTGCCACACACATAATTCAGGCGATTTGTCATTTCGCTTGGCAGCGACTGCGTAACAACGCCATGCATGCGGCAATCACCGGCGGCATGATCGGTGGCATTGCAAAAATCTTTGAAATTTCCATTAccattgcttgttgttgttgttgcattcgtATGTGCGCCCGCTGACTGATTGTCACTCGTTGCACTCAGCTGACAGCTGCAACAATTGGCGTTATTATTACCACTATTGCGACCGACGCTAGCGTAAACATTGAATGCGCTATGCCCATCATTGCATAATGTAGGCAACGAATTGTTGGACGTGGCACTAGCACTGTAATGTTGGCGTTTCAGCTGATTCTTTGTCACCGTGCTGCTAACAGCCAACAATTTGGCGGTGGTCTCTCTATCCGGAAATGCAAATACTGTTGGCGATTGTGACGATTGGGGTGTTGGTATTGCTGTCACGGCGTCACTGTGTGCATCACGCTCAATATCGGTGTCATCGCTTAAATTGAGTATTATATCCTCCGGTTTAACGCCTTGATTGATCAATGCTTGAAAATCTTCGGGCGGCGGCATAAGCGGTGCCAACTTTTGACCACATGCTGTGCAAATCGGTATGGCTGGACTCTTGGAGCGCCAATATTGCAGTTCGGTTTTACACTTATTGAGTTCCTGCAATATGATTTTCAAATAGGAATATTAGAGCAATACTAGAATacgttgaaaataaataaatttgaatttgctttACAACTGCAATTACTTCATTTTCTTTGTTTGTACCTGCAATAAAGTGGAAAATTTACGTGCCATCTCTTCGTTTTTCTTATCATTCTCGTCCAAGCGATTGGCGTACTCCAATGTTTGTTTCTGCTGTTCGgccaataatttttgttgttcggCAATTTGTTTGCCCTGTTCGGACGATTTACGTTTGCAAGTGCGCAGCTCATTTCGCAATACGGACAACtggttgttgtatattttcatgCCCTGCTTGATTTTACGTATACCCTTACGTAGTACCATGTTGCTTTGTGGTGGTGACGTTGAGGCGCTATCCGCATGATCGACAGATGCAACTAAAGCAGCTGTAGAAATCAAATGCACACATATGAATACATCTAGatctatgtacatacttaaTACTCCAATTTTACTTCATTCACACACACTTACGTCTTTTTGTGGTGGTGGGCAATTTAAAAAAGTCCTTATTAAAGTAAGCTATATCGGGCAAAGTTTGTTCAATACGATCCCTGAAGTATTCCATGGCCATTGTAGAGAGATCAAAAAGTTCATCGGTAACCCGATAAGGACGCTCCAGGCGCGGTGTATTCCTtatgtatgttaaaatattgtatacttcATCTAAAATCTGTAAAGAAATGATTaaacaattacaaataataataaattttaatgggGAGGAAAAACTTACGGCTCCTGGAAAGAAACAACAGTGGCCACGTTCGATATGTTTACCAAAAGTCATTTGCAACAGCGACAAACGCATATAACATGTCTCAATTATATCACATTCACATGCCAATGGATGATTGCGACGCGCAGATTCACGACGCGGCATATTCGCTTTAATGGCATGAAAGCGATTATATGTTTGCGTAATAAGACGTGAAAATGTGGAATTCAAAACGTCCATACAAACGTCGTTCATACGGCGTGAAACCTGGTAAGCGcagaaataaaagtgaatttagttaggttaggtttttaGAAAAGCCAACTTTTTTACATTGAATACtgttaactttttaaattattttaagaaaaaaagaagtaaataagttattaaaaataattaacgatTAATCTAGTTGAATTTGAAGCAAATTATGCCATAATAATACTTACTACTCTCATTTGGCCAACTTTGCGATAGCCTGTATAGGCAAATATTTTGGCTAAAACTTCGATGGGCATATCAAGTAACTGCACTGTAACTGTTTGTTCATTTGTGGCAGAGCTGGTGGCTGTGTCATTCGTTTTaaccaactgttgttgttggttttgttgtatgtTCTGCTGATGACCACATTGACGTGTAGTAATTGTATACACACTATTACCAATGTTTGGTGCTGCTCCTGCTATCATACCACGTTGGGTTTGTGTGGACATTGTGTTGAGTCGGGCGGAATCTGAAGTGGCAGAATTTTGATTGAGTATGCCGCTGCTGCCACCACTTGTGGCCATTTGACGCGTGGATACCATTTCGCCAATATAAATGAAAGCGTTAGTTGTACACGTTTAAATATACACTTTTCATGTGTAGcgttatatattttgaaacaagAAAATGTGACTTGAAATGTCGCGCTGGGAACTGTAAAAGATAATTTATGACAATAAGTTGCAGCTTACCAATATATAGCgtgctattaaaattataattcattTACTTGATTTCAACTCACATTATGTTAACATTGATTTCATGAATTACTGgtaatgatatatgtatgatCAATTGGCTTTTGGTGATATTGATACTGTTGTTGCTGATTTGTTTACAGTTGcaaattgctgctgctgctgctgcttcaaaATGAATTTGACGTCCAaattatgctgttgctgttgttttagcTGCTGCTTGGCTCAGCAATTTTTCATGTGATCACTTCCACTTTACCAGCATTGCGTGCCGTTTTGGAGCCGCCGTCTCCACTACGTTCTCACTTTATTTAACACTCGTATCGCACTAACAATCTACATAGTTATATGTGAATatacattaatataaaaatggttGTAAGTTGTGTGTATGTGCtatttgtacacatacataattTATAATGTACGAGAGTCTCTAtcaaatgtatacatacatgacGCACATATCTTATAGTAATTATTGTATGTAGTATGTctgtgcatatgtacatttaatcGGTGAATGTGCAGTATTAAATACCTGAGACATGAATGCTCATATTCTATagaagcatacaaacatattatatgcataaataaatgcatgcaCACATATTATCCAGTTCATTTGTAAATTGCATAGTAGAATTAGTAAAAGTCATTGATagcaaatacataaaaatatattacatgaaGGGAAAAGGAGCACTACTAATTGCCAAAACGATGGAGGTCCATGGTACATGGTAAAATCACTTGTTCTGGTTCTGGTTTTATATATGTTTCATATGCATTAGCAACAAAAATTAaggaatacacacacatatatatagttttttatatCCGTGATTAAGAAGTTAACAATTTCCGCCATGGCCAGtatatcaaatttttattgttttattgcttttgtcaaCTCTAAATACGACATCACAATCTTCTTAGCacaatagaaataattaaaatatatagaaattcttTTGACAAAACTCGTAGCCAATATCTATCCGAAATACCTCTTACTTTATTGAATTGTGAGTTCCTATTCCAAATGACAGTTTCGTTCTGTTCACAATGCTTTCCTTTGCTACTATGTCGAGCTATTTTACGTCGTTTACAGCTCTGCTCTGTTGAAGTCTATTGAACCCCTCATCGAGacttcttgtaaaataaaatcattaccCCCCTTAAACCATACAAAAGACAAGGAATAAAAAAACGAACACGAGAATGACAGTCTACCGCAAAAATAACAACcgataaaacttaaataaaagcaATGCAGCAATGATAACGAAcatgaaataataaatgatataaaaagGAAGAAAACAATGAAAGCAGTTGGTGATGCCAGTTTCTtacaattttgttaataataaaaacaatataacttaatttaattaaatacgtCTTCAAACTCAGTTCTGTCATTTTTTTAAACATGCTTTCTATTCGATTATCAAAAGCTTAATTACTGTTGAATATATTAAGatacaaaaaaacattaatgtTTTATAAACTAAACTCTGTATCAATCATTTATTTAAAGTGATTATACACAcactgtttgaaatattttttaacaatccaTTAGATTGTAAATGTACCAATACCCCGCAAGTTTACTTATCCTAATCCACTAGTTCATATGGCAACACCTTTGTGGACCAATGACGCTTTCGCTCtcctttttatatttctgcaCTTTTCTTTTCTTATATTTTCCTCTTCCTGGTTATTTTTTCTATACTTTATCCCTATACTCTTcgttttttcaaatatgtacatattaaaaattttattttagagatttatattttttttcgatggatcattacatatataaatatgtgaaaagCTCCCTTTTATTAACACCGCATCATTCACTTTTAAGCTAACAAATCTCTTTAACCTAAAAGCTATATGTACCATTcaattttacaaacatttatcCAGCAATGTTCATCTTTAGTTCAACacaattcacttttattttacacttttaatGTCATTCTCACTTTGATCTTGgttaattattttaactatGTAATTAATTATAACTAGACGGAAGCAAAGAAGCCAAACCGAGgtcgaaaatgaaataaaccaAGAGCAACAGAAAATTGAAAGCCAACTAAATTTACAAATAGTAGTTTGCACAGGGTTTCCTGTTATCAcaaactcaaaatttttaaagagaAATACTCATAAAACCATTTTCAAAGCAAACTCATACTAACGTTTTGATACCGTTAATTCGTTATAGAAAAGTTGTGTATTATAATTACTGTATcaccttaaaaaatattttataaattgagcTTTCTATAAAGAGTGGGACAATTTCATACAACTCTGGTATTTATGGAAAGCAGAGGCCCATTTTCAACTCTTGGTTTGTTTACGAAAatgttgaaaagaaaaatgcCAAAATCTGTACGGTGTTACCAAGTCTGCACAAATTCGTAACAATTGTGAGATTAAGCTCGACCATTGTTTGTAAGATATATTTAACACAGCCTAc belongs to Zeugodacus cucurbitae isolate PBARC_wt_2022May chromosome 6, idZeuCucr1.2, whole genome shotgun sequence and includes:
- the Fbxo28_1 gene encoding uncharacterized protein Fbxo28_1 is translated as MVSTRQMATSGGSSGILNQNSATSDSARLNTMSTQTQRGMIAGAAPNIGNSVYTITTRQCGHQQNIQQNQQQQLVKTNDTATSSATNEQTVTVQLLDMPIEVLAKIFAYTGYRKVGQMRVVSRRMNDVCMDVLNSTFSRLITQTYNRFHAIKANMPRRESARRNHPLACECDIIETCYMRLSLLQMTFGKHIERGHCCFFPGAILDEVYNILTYIRNTPRLERPYRVTDELFDLSTMAMEYFRDRIEQTLPDIAYFNKDFFKLPTTTKRPALVASVDHADSASTSPPQSNMVLRKGIRKIKQGMKIYNNQLSVLRNELRTCKRKSSEQGKQIAEQQKLLAEQQKQTLEYANRLDENDKKNEEMARKFSTLLQELNKCKTELQYWRSKSPAIPICTACGQKLAPLMPPPEDFQALINQGVKPEDIILNLSDDTDIERDAHSDAVTAIPTPQSSQSPTVFAFPDRETTAKLLAVSSTVTKNQLKRQHYSASATSNNSLPTLCNDGHSAFNVYASVGRNSGNNNANCCSCQLSATSDNQSAGAHTNATTTTSNGNGNFKDFCNATDHAAGDCRMHGVVTQSLPSEMTNRLNYVCGSNIIRTTATNACASSNWCGLQQTTNPTTTNSKTFSDAVTSAVDVTVEPTTCSGSNEKDANSIKLPQALCGGGGGRTHRSVIVSPAMLLATKGGGGGSSCNGVYTAAAKEDSSVEMNVENGTPTLSAAIESHGGGSAVSEELSVEHVVSLQAITSHDTKKARRVQKATRCLNGSGKRSK